One window from the genome of Grus americana isolate bGruAme1 chromosome 2, bGruAme1.mat, whole genome shotgun sequence encodes:
- the PTP4A3 gene encoding protein tyrosine phosphatase type IVA 3, whose protein sequence is MARMNRPAPVEVCYKNMRFLITHNPTNATLNTFLEDLKKYGATTVVRVCEVTYDKTPLEKDGITVMDWPFDDGAPPPSKIVEDWLNLLKTKFCEDPGCCVAVHCVAGLGRAPVLVALALIESGMKYEDAIQFIRQKRRGAINSKQLTYLEKYRPKQRLRFKDPHNHKNKCCIM, encoded by the exons ATGGCCCGGATGAACCGCCCCGCGCCAGTGGAGGTCTGCTACAAAAACATGAGGTTCCTGATCACCCACAACCCCACCAACGCCACACTCAACACCTTCTTGGAG gaCCTGAAAAAATACGGTGCCACCACGGTTGTGCGAGTGTGTGAAGTGACCTATGACAAGACCCCCCTGGAGAAGGACGGCATCACCGTCATG GATTGGCCGTTCGATGATGGAGCGCCTCCCCCCAGCAAGATAGTAGAAGATTGGCTCAACTTGTTGAAGACCAAGTTCTGCGAAGACCCCGGCTGCTGCGTGGCCGTGCACTGCGTGGCCGGCCTGGGGCG CGCTCCTGTCCTCGTCGCGCTGGCCTTGATCGAGAGCGGGATGAAGTATGAAGACGCCATCCAGTTCATCCGGCA GAAGCGCAGAGGAGCCATCAACAGCAAGCAGCTGACGTACTTGGAAAAATACCGACCAAAGCAGAGACTCCGATTTAAGGACCCTCATAACCACAAGAACAAATGCTGCATCATGTAA